A portion of the Amyelois transitella isolate CPQ chromosome 2, ilAmyTran1.1, whole genome shotgun sequence genome contains these proteins:
- the LOC106143084 gene encoding caspase-1 isoform X2 — MDHADVAVPFNSNKANTSRADTNSVQEENVIYENRPSPNDEDYYDMSKKKYLHIFNHYVYKQTREFGNKKPKDRVGTHHDVKILETTFKNLGFEVKSHQDLPHSKIIKAVEKLINQDHSSTSCVALAILTHGSNDGYLYAEDEPYELKEITRLLENQRLVLIPKLLFLQACRGHTLDKGHEVEVDGIIRNLVRVPSHIDFLILHSSADGHASFRCHKEGSWMIQSLCEVIKKYHTTHDILQIITLVNKRVAYDFTAYNTNYPSYNNKKQTLEARYTLTKFLKL; from the exons ATGGACCACGCTGATGTAGCAGTGCCGTTCAATTCTAACAAAGCCAACACAAG TCGTGCTGATACCAATTCAGTTCAAGaagaaaatgtaatttatgaaaatcgACCCAGCCCTAATGATGAAGACTACTATGATATGAGCAAGaagaaatacctacatatcttCAACCATTATGTTTACAAACAGACCAGAGAGTTTGG GAATAAAAAGCCAAAAGATAGAGTGGGGACCCATCACGATGTAAAAATTCTAGAAACCACATTTAAAAACTTAGGATTTGAGGTCAAATCTCATCAGGATTTGCCtcatagtaaaattataaaagccGTTGAAAAAC TAATCAATCAAGACCACAGCAGCACTTCATGCGTAGCACTAGCTATACTAACTCATGGCAGTAACGATGGATATTTGTACGCCGAAGACGAGCCTTATGAACTGAAAGAAATCACGAGGCTATTGGAAAACCAGAGGCTAGTGTTGATTCCGAAGCTCCTGTTCCTTCag gCTTGCAGAGGGCATACTCTTGATAAAGGTCATGAGGTTGAAGTCGATGGAATAATTCGGAACTTAGTACGTGTTCCTTCTCATATAGACTTCCTTATTCTTCATTCGTCTGCTGATG GTCATGCCTCATTCAGATGCCACAAAGAAGGCTCGTGGATGATACAATCACTTTGCGAGGTCATCAAGAAATATCACACCACCCACGACATTCTTCAAATTATCACTTTGGTTAACAAACGAGTGGCTTACGACTTCACAGCATACAATACGAACTACCCGTCATATAACAACAAGAAGCAGACTTTAGAAGCGAGGTACACTTTGACGAAGTTtctgaaattataa
- the LOC106143084 gene encoding caspase-1 isoform X1, with protein sequence MDHADVAVPFNSNKANTSRADTNSVQEENVIYENRPSPNDEDYYDMSKKKYLHIFNHYVYKQTREFGNKKPKDRVGTHHDVKILETTFKNLGFEVKSHQDLPHSKIIKAVEKLINQDHSSTSCVALAILTHGSNDGYLYAEDEPYELKEITRLLENQRLVLIPKLLFLQISQMMDSLPRQPKMFRRMSSLRASFKRFNRSISTRTSKFWVSIRSSASITTSDAAPITNGACRGHTLDKGHEVEVDGIIRNLVRVPSHIDFLILHSSADGHASFRCHKEGSWMIQSLCEVIKKYHTTHDILQIITLVNKRVAYDFTAYNTNYPSYNNKKQTLEARYTLTKFLKL encoded by the exons ATGGACCACGCTGATGTAGCAGTGCCGTTCAATTCTAACAAAGCCAACACAAG TCGTGCTGATACCAATTCAGTTCAAGaagaaaatgtaatttatgaaaatcgACCCAGCCCTAATGATGAAGACTACTATGATATGAGCAAGaagaaatacctacatatcttCAACCATTATGTTTACAAACAGACCAGAGAGTTTGG GAATAAAAAGCCAAAAGATAGAGTGGGGACCCATCACGATGTAAAAATTCTAGAAACCACATTTAAAAACTTAGGATTTGAGGTCAAATCTCATCAGGATTTGCCtcatagtaaaattataaaagccGTTGAAAAAC TAATCAATCAAGACCACAGCAGCACTTCATGCGTAGCACTAGCTATACTAACTCATGGCAGTAACGATGGATATTTGTACGCCGAAGACGAGCCTTATGAACTGAAAGAAATCACGAGGCTATTGGAAAACCAGAGGCTAGTGTTGATTCCGAAGCTCCTGTTCCTTCag ATTTCGCAAATGATGGATAGCCTGCCTCGACAACCGAAGATGTTTCGTCGAATGAGTTCTTTGCGAGCATCATTCAAAAGGTTTAACCGATCAATCTCCACGCGTACTTCTAAGTTCTGGGTCAGCATAAGGTCTTCAGCATCTATCACGACTTCTGATGCTGCACCAATCACCAATGgg gCTTGCAGAGGGCATACTCTTGATAAAGGTCATGAGGTTGAAGTCGATGGAATAATTCGGAACTTAGTACGTGTTCCTTCTCATATAGACTTCCTTATTCTTCATTCGTCTGCTGATG GTCATGCCTCATTCAGATGCCACAAAGAAGGCTCGTGGATGATACAATCACTTTGCGAGGTCATCAAGAAATATCACACCACCCACGACATTCTTCAAATTATCACTTTGGTTAACAAACGAGTGGCTTACGACTTCACAGCATACAATACGAACTACCCGTCATATAACAACAAGAAGCAGACTTTAGAAGCGAGGTACACTTTGACGAAGTTtctgaaattataa